GATGCAGCATATCCTGCAGCTTACATGAGGGCTAAAGGAACTGCAGAAACTTGCTGGGCTACCTGGAAAGCAGCAATGTGGTAAACTGATGAAGCATTATTATCTTGACCCTGTTTAATTCTTTGCTCTTGTAGTCAGAATTGCTAACTTGGTGTAGTTGGTATCCagggaagaaaaggaaggcaagaaTCTTCTTGGTAGGACAAGGAGCTAGAAGTCACAGTTGCTCACAGGAACTGTAGCTGTAGGTATGTGTGACCCAACCAACCCAACTCAActcaaccctctctctctctctctctccccatacTTGCTAACAGGGCCAACACCATATCCAATATAACCAATCCACTTCATGCCCATGACcacccctcttcctcttcctctcctagACCACACCatacagctctctctctctctctctctctctctctctctccccatacTTGCTAAGAGGGCCAACACCATATCCAATATAACCAATCCACTTCGTGCCCATGACCGCCTCTCTCTTCCTCTTCCCCTCCTAGACCACACcatacacctctctctctctctctctctcgcattcACGAGGCAATGAGAGACCGGCGAATGGATAGGTTCGTCATCCTTCCCTTCTCCGGCGGCTGTGTCTCACAGTCGAGCGTTGCAGTATGCGAGAACCAACCGAAGAGAGCAGCACAGACTGAGGCAGCTCCGGCAACAAgtagttttcttttcttctgcATAGTAATTATCATATGATCCTGCAGGCTGCAGAGCTACTCATCGAGTGCTATGCGTTGACATGACTTCTATTCTGAAGGTGGGAAGCCCAGGAGCTCGTTCGGCGTTCTTCCTTTTCCAAGGCCCTGCATTTCTACAGGGTTCCAGAAACTAGTGAGGAGCCTCAAGAGCTTATCCCAGCATCTCGTGTTCTGCAAGGAAGAGGATGAAGAGGTGGAGATGGAAATTGGGTTCCCCACCGACGTGCAACACGTCGCTCACATAGGGTGGGACGGATTCAACGGCATGAGCAGCAAGACAAGCTGGGACAAGCCGCCCGCACAGTTCCTTACCCTCCCTCCCTTCTCGCTGAAGCAGTTTGAGCTGGCCATGACCGCACAAGCCGgcgcccctcctcctcctcctcctccatcccaTGGTCCCGGTGGGTCTTGGCCGCAGTGAGGCGGTGCGATGCTTGCTTTGTTCTTTCCCTTGGCTCGTTGTGTTTGTTGCAGTGTGTTGCTTCTGCCGATAGAAAGCGGGCACGTGAACTTGCGTAGCTTGCTGTCATACGAAGACGACCTCTTGGCGATCAGATCATCATAATAGTGCAATGAGAGAGACGACCACCCGAATGGTGACCCCCATCTTGTAGTTCACATGATTTGGGCAGCCATCAATTACTTTCAATCGTGCCGTATGCGTGTATATATAATGTTAAGATTAAAGTTGAAGCAAGAGGAGGAGACGTCGTCTTGTTTGGATGTGTGACACACCAATCTGTCTTTTATGGTGAACGAGATTAAGATACAAAGTGCAATTAATCACAGGTAATCTGACAGATGGGTTGCATAGCGTGATCAATTAGCAATCCCAGCCAATACATCACATCACTTTCTCGTGATACAAAGAGACACTGTACCTTCCAACGCCTACACTGGCCCACATCTGTCAACACTCGCTCCCTAAATATGCTAAGATTTAGGCCAAGGACTgatgtatctatctatctatctatacatCTATACAAACATGTTTCTTGAGAAATTTGCGGAACCCATCTTTAAGCTATAATCGTGGAACTAAATTGTGAGAGTTGCACTCGAATCTTCTCTCACCGCCGATGTAAGATTAAACTGGAGgaattgaagagagagagagagagagagagagagagagagagagagagagaggaaaagtaAAAACGGGCAAGCAAAAAGCTTCATGTCTGTCGAACTACAAGAGCTACAATGAATTCAGGTGCAATCAAATGACCAAATGCAACTTATATTAGGCAGTCACATGGCCAAAATGTGAAGAAGAGTTTCCAAGGCTAATGCACCTGTAAAGGGGCTGCTGATCATAGTATGgtggacattcatcatcaaggtcAGTAGCTAAACAAAAGAATGAATGTAATTTAGAGATAATGTGCAGTCCTGATGTCATTATAATAGTGAAAGAAATCATCAAGGCTTATGTACCCACAACTAGGAGCCAAAGGAATTTTAAAGTGATGCCTTTCGGTCTAGATGAAAATTTATTACAATGCTAGCAACTTTCTCCAAGAAACTGATGCTGATATCAATGATATAAATGTAGATTCTGCAATATAGTCTACATCAGGCGGCTTATCTCCC
This DNA window, taken from Musa acuminata AAA Group cultivar baxijiao chromosome BXJ3-7, Cavendish_Baxijiao_AAA, whole genome shotgun sequence, encodes the following:
- the LOC103975068 gene encoding CRIB domain-containing protein RIC4-like, with product MRDRRMDRFVILPFSGGCVSQSSVAVCENQPKRAAQTEAAPATSGKPRSSFGVLPFPRPCISTGFQKLVRSLKSLSQHLVFCKEEDEEVEMEIGFPTDVQHVAHIGWDGFNGMSSKTSWDKPPAQFLTLPPFSLKQFELAMTAQAGAPPPPPPPSHGPGGSWPQ